The following proteins come from a genomic window of Miscanthus floridulus cultivar M001 chromosome 2, ASM1932011v1, whole genome shotgun sequence:
- the LOC136540343 gene encoding uncharacterized protein, which yields MASPPRGQPATATAAAPAALAATSPQLLAASHPLPRAFLATSSPRATAAAPAPPLFTGRPLNPNPPGHGSSVPHGILYPVLRSASTSNSAAAAATAQLRRVPPMAVGYPRTHAVAVPIAQQQQPLVRELPRSFAAVPRALVAGVAARPEQPPRGVPIASQPKVNPIPPVAPSNEQSNPKDREKSREEPTVVVINDRKVNLLDSESGSLYALCRSWVRNGVPHESQPSFGNGEPLLPRPLPASVVYSRISERDNNDASGEDSDEEPQKDANGEYNTSDLLKQHVKRAIRIRAGLQKDRSRRIERYKQRLALLL from the exons ATGGCCTCCCCACCGCGGGGGCagcccgccaccgccaccgccgccgcgccggcAGCCTTGGCCGCCACGTCCCCGCAGTTGCTCGCCGCATCCCACCCGCTCCCCCGCGCGTTCCTCGCCACCTCCTCCCCCCGTGCCACAGCGGCTGCACCGGCGCCCCCGCTCTTCACCGGCCGGCCGCTGAACCCTAACCCTCCGGGCCACGGCTCCTCCGTGCCCCACGGCATCCTCTACCCCGTCCTGAGATCCGCGTCCACGTCCAactccgcggccgcggccgctacCGCGCAGCTCCGCCGCGTTCCTCCGATGGCCGTCGGGTACCCCCGGACCCACGCCGTCGCCGTCCCCattgcgcagcagcagcagcccctgGTGCGCGAGCTGCCCCGGTCCTTCGCGGCCGTGCCTCGTGCGCTTGTGGCGGGCGTGGCGGCGCGGCCCGAGCAGCCTCCCCGAGGAGTTCCTATAGCTTCGCAGCCCAAG GTTAATCCAATACCGCCTGTTGCTCCATCCAATGAGCAGAGCAACCCAAAAGACAG GGAAAAGAGCAGAGAAGAACCTACAGTTGTGGTGATTAATGACCGCAAA GTTAACCTGCTGGATAGTGAGTCAGGATCCTTGTATGCTCTCTGTCGATCGTGGGTTCGTAATGGTGTTCCACATGAAAGTCAG CCAAGCTTTGGAAATGGTGAACCCCTTCTTCCAAGACCTTTGCCTGCTTCAGTTGTATATTCTAGAATATCAGAAAGGGACAATAATGATGCCTCAGGTGAAGATTCAGATGAAGAGCCACAGAAG GATGCCAACGGTGAATACAATACAAGCGACTTATTGAAGCAGCATGTAAAGCGTGCCATAAGGATACGTGCTGG GTTGCAAAAGGATCGGAGTCGTCGGATTGAAAGATACAAGCAACGCCTTGCACTTCTTTTGTAG
- the LOC136537350 gene encoding peroxidase A2-like has product MAPRGSMACSLQLAVLMSAAIALGFGVRAGAAQLCSEYYDQTCPDVHRVVRRVLKKAHEADVRIYASLTRLHFHDCFVHGCDGSILLDNSSSIVSEKFATPNNNSARGYPVVDAVKAALEQTCPGVVSCADILAIAAKISVELSGGPRWRVPLGRRDGTTANITAANNLRSPLDNLTTLRQKFGAVGLDDTDLVALSGAHTFGRVQCQFVTARLYNFSGTNRPDPTLDRGYRAFLALRCPRGGNVSVLNDLDPTTPDTFDNNYYTNIEARRGTLQSHQELLSTPGAPTAPIVGRLAGSQEFFRSFARSMINMGNIQVLTGSQGEMRKSCRG; this is encoded by the exons ATGGCGCCCCGTGGCAGCATGGCTTGTAGTCTTCAGCTCGCCGTCCTCATGTCCGCCGCCATCGCGCTCGGGTTCGGCGTGCGGGCCGGCGCGGCGCAGCTGTGCAGCGAGTACTACGACCAGACGTGCCCCGACGTGCACCGGGTCGTGCGGCGGGTGCTGAAGAAGGCGCACGAGGCCGACGTCCGCATCTACGCCAGCCTCACCCGCCTCcacttccacgactgcttcgtgCAC GGCTGCGACGGGTCCATCTTGCTGGACAACAGCTCGAGCATCGTGTCGGAGAAGTTCGCGACGCCCAACAACAACTCGGCGCGCGGGTACCCCGTGGTCGACGCCGTCAAGGCGGCGCTGGAGCAGACCTGCCCAGGCGTCGTCTCCTGCGCTGACATACTTGCCATCGCCGCCAAGATCTCAGTCGAACTG TCCGGCGGGCCACGGTGGCGCGTGCCTCTCGGCCGGCGCGACGGCACCACCG CGAACATCACCGCCGCCAACAACCTCCGGAGCCCCTTGGACAACCTCACCACGCTCCGGCAGAAGTTCGGCGCCGTCGGCCTCGACGACACCGACCTCGTCGCCCTCTCAG GGGCCCACACGTTCGGGCGCGTGCAGTGCCAGTTCGTGACGGCGCGGCTGTACAACTTCAGCGGGACGAACCGGCCGGATCCGACGCTGGACAGGGGGTACCGGGCGTTCCTCGCCCTGCGGTGCCCCAGGGGTGGCAACGTGTCGGTGCTCAATGACCTCGACCCGACGACGCCGGACACCTTCGACAACAACTACTACACCAACATCGAGGCGCGCCGCGGGACGCTGCAGTCCCACCAGGAGCTGTTGTCGACGCCCGGCGCGCCCACGGCGCCGATCGTCGGCCGGCTCGCCGGCAGCCAGGAGTTCTTCAGGAGCTTCGCCAGGTCCATGATCAACATGGGGAACATCCAGGTGCTGACGGGGAGCCAGGGCGAGATGAGGAAGAGCTGCAGAGGCTAG